The nucleotide sequence ACCCTGTATCAACACACGGCCCGGCACAGCCCGGAGAAGCTGGCCTACGTGGCACGACTGTCCGACGGCAAGGTGGAGTACCGCACCATCGACGAGCTGGTCGAGCGCCTCATCATCTGCGACGACACCGTCGCCTTCATCCCCACCCGCGACGACCAGCAGGTCGCCCTCGAACTCAGGCATCCGGGCCTCGTGCGTTACCTGGTCAAGGTCTTCGAGTTCATGTGGGGCCGAGCGGTCCCACTGACCGCCGGCGCCCCCTACGAGACCGCGTCCGACGGAATCAGCGAGATCCAGCACTCCATAGCCAAGCTGCTCATCGAGGGCCACGTCGATGAAGCCATCGCCCGCCGCCTCGGCATGAACGTCCGCACCTGCCGGGCCCACATAGCCAAGCTGGCGACGGCGCTGGGCAGCGGCAGCAGGGCCCAACTCGGCTTTCGGATAGCGCAGTCGGGAATGCTGGAGCAGGAGAGCTGACCGACGTGGGAGACGGGTTGTACGGGGTCTCCGAGGGTCACGAGCACGGACCAGCGGAGTTGTGCGAGGCGGGGCTGGACCTGTACGGGCAGGCGCTGCGCGAGGGCCGGATCCCGGCAGAGGACTCCGATCACGTGCCCTGTCTGCTCGACTTCGGGCTCCTGCGCGCGGACGACAAAGACCCACGGTGGCTGCGCCCGCTGGCGCCGACGCTGGCCCTGCCGCGACTGCTGCACGAGAGCGCCCGGGACATCGCCCGGCGGCGGCACGACGAGGCCCGGCTGGCGGAGGCGTTCGAACCACTGCTGGCACTCGACGGGCTTTCCGAGTCGGTCACGGAGGTTCCGGGCATCGGTCTGCTGACCGGATTCGACCGGATCAACGAGGCCATAAGCCTGGCCATGGACGAGGCCCGCGACGAGTTGCTCACCATCCAGCCCGGGGGCAAACGCTCCCCCGTGCGTCTGCGTGACGTGGGCCTCCCCCGCGAACAGCGGTTACTGTCCCGGGGCTGCCGCATCCGCACGCTCTACCAGGACACCACGCGGCACGACCTCGGAGTCGTCGCCCACTTCGAGCAGCTGACGGGTGACGTCCAGGTCCGCACCCTCGACGAGGTCACGAAGCGCCTCCTGATCGTGGACCGGTCGGTGGCCTTCCTCCCCGCCAGCGAGGACCGCACGCGGGCCCTGGAGATCCGGCAGCCCGCCCTGGTCTCCTTCCTCGCCACGGTCTTCGACCGCCTTTGGAGGCTGGCCACCCCCATGTATCCCGAAGCCGTCCGGGTCCCCTCGACCGACGGCGTCACCCCCCGCCAACGCGCCATCGCCCGTCTCCTGGTGGAGGGCCACACCGACTCCGCCATCGCCGACCGTCTCGGCCTCAACATCCGCACCGCCCGTCTGCACATCGCCAAGCTCGCAGCCCAGCTGGGCAGTGAGAGTCGAGCCCAACTCGGCTATCTCATCGGGCGGTCGGGGATTCTGGAGCGGCAACCGGAGCCGTAGGGGAGGGCAGGGCGGGGAGGTCGTCCGGTGGGGTGGAGCGGGGTGGGCCGTCGAGGCCGGCCTGGGCGATGCGGACGCCCAGCTGTGTACGGCTGGCCGCGCCGAGCCGCTCGGAGAGGCGGGCGATGTGGGCCCGGCAGGTGCGGACGCTGATGCCGAGCCGCTCGGCGACCACCGCGTCCTGGTGGCCCTCCGCCAGCAGTGCCGCGATGGACCGCTCCCGGTGGGTGATGCCCGTGACACCGGTCGACGGGAGGGACTCGGCGAGCGGGACGCCGAGCCGCCACAGCCGTTCGAAGACGGTGACCAGGTACTCCACCAGCGCCGGGTGGCGGATCTCCAGGGCCATGGTCCGGTCGGTGTTGGCGGGGATGAAGGCCACGGTGCGGTCGAAGACGATGAGGCGTTCCACGACCTCGTCCAGGGTGCGGGCCTCCGCCGACTCCCCCATCAGCTCCATGTAGTTGTGCAGGCCCTGCCCGTGCCGGGCCACATGCGTGTACAGGTCCCGCATGCGCACACCCCGGCGGCACATCGCCAGCGCCCGGTGCAGCCCCTCGCGCAGCTCGTCCTCGCGCCGGATGCCGCCCGGCTGCACGGTCAGCACCTCCGAGGTGCAACGGTCGGTGGCCTCGTCGATCGCCGCCCGGATCCGGGCCAGCCCGTCGAGCACCCGGATCGCATTGCTCTCCGCCGACTGCCTGCCCCGGGAGCTGCCGAGGCCCGCGTACCACTCGACGGCGTCGACCGCCGCGCCCATGCGCGCCTGGCTGGCGCTGACCTCCGCGTGGACACCACGCAGCAGCCGGGTCATGACCTCCTGCGGGGAGGTGGGAACCAGCCAGCCCATGTCGTCGGGGTCGGGGTGCAGCAGGGCGAGGTCGAGCAGGCAGGGCACGGGGTCGGCGTCCGCGCGCGGGACGCGGCCCCGTCGTACGGCTCTGGAGTACACGCGGTCCCCGGCGGCGCAGAGCCGGTCGGCACCGTGCGGATGCTCCTCGTTCGCGTGCCCGGCCATCAACCAATTCACCCCCGGCTCCGAGCTGTTCGCAGCGCAACTATGCGCGGCCCGCACCGGCTCCGCAACACGTCATCACCGGTATTCTGTCCTCGTACGTACCACTGCACCCCTATATCTCCACCCCTCAGGCAGTGCGCTCTGCAACAAGCTGAAGATGGCGACAGGATGCATGTTCTGTGCAGAGCGAGTGAACTCGTTGAGATTGATCGCTCAATTCAGTAGCAAATTCCTCTTCTCCGTTCGCCGAGTTTCCCTCGGCTCGCCCTGAAAACGGAGAAGCAACAACGAGTTGCGGGTGAGGGCAGCGCGTCAGTCGTCGCGCCTCATGCGGACGGTCCGGCCGGACCTGCTGCCGAGAATCGTCCTGGTGAGCCGCCTGCCGAGCGAGCGGCCGACTGGCCGAGGAAACAGTCTTCGCAAGGAAACTGGTGGCCACACTCAGTCCGCGCGAGCGGGAACTCTTGCATTTCTGGAGAGTCCTGTCGAATTCACACATGGCCGATACGCTGACCATCAGCGGACACACCGTCAAGGACCATATCTGTGCCGTCTAAACGAAACTCGAGGTCGACGGCCGCGTGCAGGCCGCGCGGAGATCCCCCACCCGCAGTCGCCGCCGCCGTGCGGACGCCCCCCGGTCGGGGCATGCCTCACAGCCACCGCGGAAACCGTTGGACACGTCCTGGGCTCTTCACGACGATTCGAGTTGTGACAGACAAAGTCGAGCGCCGAACCCCTGCGCCCACGAGCCCGAAGTCCGTGCGGTTTGTCGAGTTGTCGAGCGCGACCATGAGGGCCTTGCTGGAGGACGACCTGGCTGGCGCCAGTGCCGAAGCAGGTGTCGCTCTCACCGAGGACTTCGTCACCGACACGGCGAAGTGGGTGTGGCGGTATCGGGTCAACCAGCTGGCCTCGGACCCGGGTTGCGTGGGGTGGATCACTCAGATCGTGGTGGCCCAGCCGGAAGGTGTCGTCGTGGGGTTCGCCGGGTTCCAGGGGCCGCCGGATGAGGCGGGGATGGTGGAGCTCGGTTACTCGGTGACCCCCGTCCACCGTCGTCAGGGCTACGCCAGGGCGATGCTGACCGCGTTGGTCCGTCGTGCCGCTGCCGAAGCCCGAGTCGGGACCGTGCGGGTGACGATCAGTCCTGACAACGCCGCATCCCTGGCCACGATTTCGGGATTCGGCTTTGTGGAGGTCGGAGAGCAATGGGACGAGGAGGACGGCCTCGAACTCGTATTTGAAGTTCCGGTCTGATCAAGCTGCTGCCGCAAGCGGTCGGCCGCCCCAGCGGATGCCTCTCTCGCCTCGGACAGTTCTCTCGCTTCGAATGCGGGCATTCGCTTCGGATACGGGTGCTGGCTTCGGATACGGGCGCGTTCCTTGCGCTGGGCGGCGAGCACGTCGGGGTGGCGGGCGTTGGCGTTGCGCCAGCGGAGACAGGTGTGACGTCCAGGGGCATCTACCGCGGGGCGGCCGGGGGCGCCTCGTAGTCCCGGCCGACTCACGGGGCCGGTGGTACCCGGCCTGGTCGTGACTATTGGTCCTCCGGCTCCTCCCGCGCGTAGTCCGTCAGTACGCAGCCGGCCTCGCCCTCGTCCTGCCGGTAGGTGCTCGGTATGTCCACGCCCGGTTCGCAGACGAGGTAGAGGAGGCCCGCATCGAGGAGGGCCTTGGCGTTCTCCTCGTTGTCGGCGTCGACGGCGAAGGTCGTGCCGACCATCAGGCCCGTGTCGTCGGCGATCTCGGAGTTCGCCACGTCCTTCTGGAAGTCGCCCAGGCTGGTGAAGTGCAGGAAGTCGATGTCGATGTCGTCACTGACGTCGCATTCACCGGCGCTGTCGACCGCGTAGCTGACCTGGGCGCGGAACTCCAGCAGCTCTTCGCCCACGTAGTAGTCGGTGTCCTGGCATCCGACGTGCTTCTCCAGGAAGAGGGCGACCGCTTCCCTGTCCTTGGCCACGGGAAGCATCTCGCCCTCTCCGTCGCCGCAGCCGGAGACGGAGAGGGCGAGCAGCAGGGCGCAGCCGGACGCGGTCAGGGCGGAGGGCGTACGGCGGGTACGGCGGGTACGGGCAGGTGTGCGCAAGGCAGGGGTCCTCTGGGGATCTGAGTGAGGGAAGGGAGGGCGTGGGGGGTGGGGGGTGGATCAGCAGGCCGGCACAGGGGCGAGGGCGAGGAGGGCCGTCTGCCGGGTGTCGCCGCGGCCGATGGGCGGCGCGGCGGAGAACGCCGGCGCCCTTCCGGTGGGCCGCTTGGCGGCAGGCACCGATCCGGTGTGTCGCGCGGCGGATGTTCGCGCACGCGACGTACGTGTGTCCCAACTGCTCTGAGGCATGCGACAGTCGCCCCCCGTGATCACGACATGACAAACCGCAACCCTAGACCATGGCAAATCCGCACGGCCGTCGAGGGCGGCCTCGCACCAGTGGCGCTGCCCGGCCGCGACAAAACACGGCCCGCCAGGGCCACCGCCCGGCCGAAGCACTGGCGGTGGCCCTGCCGGGCCGGGGGGTGTGGGGCGGTCGGGGCTAGTCCAGCTTGGCCGCTTCGCACGCGTCCTTGAAGGCCGACGTGCAGATCTGCTTGACCGTGTAGATGCCGTCGGCGATGACCGTGTCCTTGATGTTGGACTTGGTCAGCGCGACCGGGGGCACCAGCTGGGCCGGGATCTTCTTGGTGGTCGGGGAGTCGATGCTGTCCTTGGCGAGGGCGTCGAACTCGATGGAGCGGCCCTGGACCTTGGCGACGGCCATCTCGGCGGCGGCGCTCGCCTGCGTCGGGAACGACTTGTACACGGTCATGTACTGGTCGCCCGTGAGGATCCGCTGCACGGCGTCCAGGTCGGCGTCCTGCCCGGTGACCGGCGGCACCTTGGAGACACCGGCGGTCTTCAGCACGTCGATGACAGCGCCGGCGATACCGTCGTTCGCGGCGTAGACGGCGTCGATGTTGGCGACGCCGAGCTTGGCGACGGCCTTCTCCATGTTCGCCTTGGCAACGACCGGGTCCCAGTCCTTGGTGTCGAACGTCTCGGAGATCGTCACCTTGTCCTGGAGCTCGGAGAGCGCGCCCTCCTTGAACATGGCGGCGTTCGGGTCGGTGGGGGACCCGTTCATCATGACGATCTTGTTGGCGGCACTGTCGCCCAGATCCTCCACCAGCGAGCGGCCCTGCACCTGCCCGACCAGCTCGTTGTCGAAGGAGACATAGCCGTCGATCGGGCCCTCGGCCAGCCGGTCGTAGGCGATGACGGGGATGCCCGCGTCGTGCGCCGTCTGCACGGCGGAAGCGATGGTCTTGGAGTCCACGGCGTCGACGATGATGATGTCGACCTTGTCCGTGACCATCTGCTCTAGCTGGCTGTTCTGGGTCTCCGGGTCCTTCTCCGCGTTGGCGTACTTGGTGACGCCCTTGTTGTCGGTCAGCTCGGCGATCTTCTTCTTGATGTTCGGGTAGTCGAACTGCTCGTACCGCTTGGTGTCCTTGTCGGGGAACAGCACGCCCACCGTGATGTCGTCGCCCTTCGTGGGGCTCGCCTCCGCGGTGTCACCGACGTCCACGACCCCGCAGGAGGCGAGGGAGACGGCCGCGGCGGAGGCGGCGAGGGCGGTGGCGGTACGGCGCAGAGCGGTGGTGCGACGACGTATACGAGTGCTGGGGGTGTTGCTGGTGGTACGGGCGTTCACATCAAGGGCCTTCCGGGCGTGGGTGCAGCGCAACTGCGACCCATGTGGCTGAAAGCCAACGTGGTGGTCACCTCAGCGTCAAGGACCAGCCACTTAACGAGATGACAACAGCCTTGTGTGGTCTCGGTGTGATGAGGGTAGAGCAAAGGGCCCCCGCTGTCGCCGCTCGGACCGCACGTGACACGAGCCAACGGATGGCGCCGGGACCCGCCGGAGATCAATGTTCGTCGTACGACCGGACGTCGGGTATGAGGGGGTTCGCGGCGGCGGTGGTCGAGGTCATGTGGGCGGGGTGGCAGGTCAGCGCGGTGACCGGTCACCGCCCGTGGACGGGTGTGACCGGGCCGACGGCGACCGGGACCACCCGGCACCCGGCCGGCCCGCCGCCCCTGTCCGGCGGGCCGGCCGGGCACCGGCGGGGGGGCAGCGGGTGGCGGACCTCACGCGAAGCCTCATGCGAACCCGCGCGCGGCGGCCTCGGAGGCGGGGGTCGGGTAGCGGGGCGATCGGGCGGGTGGGTGCCGTCCTGGCACCGGTCGGGTTCCGGTCAGCTCGTCCCTGCGTCGAGCAGTCGGTACCGCTCCATTTCGGCCGGGCCGATCATCATCAGGCCTCGGCGATCTGCTCACGGTCGGCCGAGCACAGCCGCTCACGCTCCTTCGCCAGCCGCCCCTGCGCGGCGCGCGCGGCCTCGATGACGGCGGGGTCGGGGGCGTCCTTGGCCTCCTCCGCGGCGATCCGCGCGCTGTGGGCGCCGACCGCCCCGTTGACGGCCTCGATCGCCGCCTCGTACGCCGCGGTCTCCTCGTTCGACCAGTCGTGCGGCTCCAGCTCGCGGGTCACCGAGATGCCGTTGCCGCGTGCGGCGTCCCGTGGAGCGCCCTGCGGAGTGTCCCGTGCCGTCATGTGTCCCTCCGGTGTCCCGGTGTCCAGTGGTCCTTGTGGGGGGCGGCGGACGAGGGCAGCCGGGTTCCCGGGAACCCGGAGGGCGGAGGGTGGAGGGCGGAGGGCGGAGGGCGGAGGGCGGAGGGCGGAGTCGGCATGGGCACCCGCTGCCGTTCACCGTCGCATCAGCCCTCGGTCGCCCACTTCCGCAGCAGGGCCTCCCGCTGCTCACGCCGTGGCGTGCCCTCCGTGGCGTGGGCACGGCCCCAGCCCGCGAGGGTGTCAACGTCCGCCGTACCGGCCACGATGCGATCCAGCAGCGCGACGGAGAGGTCGTACTCGGACTGGACGTAGCCGCCGAGGGCCGCGGCCGACAGGGTGTTCAGTTCGACGGTTCTGTCGACGGTCTCAAGGTGCACCTCGAACGCGGCCGCGGCGTCACCGCCGCCCGCGACAGCGTTGGCGACGAGGTCGACGGCCGTGGTGGCGAGCAGCCGGGCGCTGGACCGGATCCGCACGTACCGCACGGCGATCGACCGGATCTCCGCCCAGCCCCACACCGCGCTCTGACCGGTCCCGAGCCCCTCCACCCAGTCCCGCGTCAGCCGCACCCCGTCCCCGTACCCCTCCGGCTGCGCCCCGACGTACACGCCACCGTCCTCGGCGATCCAGAACAGTCCGACCATGGCCATGAGTGCCTCCCCGACAGCTGCGTACGCGTTTCCCCTGATGAGACGTCATCCCGCACCGGACGGTTCAGCACCCCAGGGCTGTTCGCAGGGTCGTCCGTGCCGGACGCGCAGACGCCGTATCTCCCACAGGGACAGGGCCGTCACCGTCAGCGGGCCGCCGAGAAGGAAGGTGTAGATCACTGCGGGTGGGGCCGCCATATCGGGGGTGTCGGAGAAGCTGAGGGCGAAGGGCCACCAGACCAGCAGGGGAGAGAGGAGGACGGGAAGCAGTTCGTGGACGTCGGCGGTGCGGAAGCAGGAGTTCAGAGCCATCCCTGATGGGGTCGGGCCGGTTGGGGACGGTCAACGCCGCCGCGCCACCGATCAGGATGCCCACGGCCTCACCCACTCACGGCCTCCATCCGCTTCGCGGGTGTCTGCTTCTTTCCTCCCGGCTCGTCACCCCTGGCCCCCGGTCCGCGCCGGGTGCCGTCGCGACCGCCGTTCAGCGCGCCCCGGGGTCGTACTTCTTCAGGGACGCCTGGATCTCCTGGGCGTACGGGCCCTCCCACCACGGGATGGTCTCGACCAGGACCGGCTTGGTGCCGGAGGCGAGGACGAGGGCGCGGCCCGGGGGCATGGCGCCGAGGTCGGAGACGCCGAGGACGCGTTGGCGGCTGACGGACTCGCTGACCGTGCGGTTACCGCTCCAGCCGCCGAACTCCGACTCACGGCTCGCCTGGTACTCACGCTGGTCGTACTCACCCGCCAGCTCGCTGAGGTCGCCCAGGAAGCGGGTGTCGGAGACGCCGCCGCCGTAGACCCGGATGTTCGCGGCCGACCACAGCTTCTCCATGCCGCGCTCGCCCCACACCTCGATGCCCTGCGCCCAGGACTGGAGGATGGTCATGAGGATGATGCCGCGCGAGCCGTAGTGGGAGTACAGGTCGGGCAGGGAGCGCCAGCGGCAGACGTTGGCGGCCTCGTCGAGGACGCCGACGAGGGGCAGCGCGAGGCGGCCGCCGCGCTGGGTGGTGGCGTACTCCTCGGCGGCCTCGACGACGGCGACGGTGAGCGCGGTGACGAGCGGCCCGGCGGAGTCCCGGCCCTCACGGGACAGGGAGTACAGGGTGCCGGCGGTGCGGACGAACGCGTGCGGGTCGAACTCGGGCGCGTTCGGGTCGGCGGGCGGGGTCACCCAGCGGTTGACCTCCGGGTTGACCAGGCAGGACGCCATCTGCTGGGCGACGCCGTAGATGCCGCTGCGCTGTTTGTCGGGGGCGGTGAGGACACCGTTGAGGCCGTCGGCGGCCATCGAGTGCCCGGCGCCGCGCAGGATGCGCTCGGGGGTGTCGTCCTTGGGATTGGACAGCCAGGTGTAGAGCTGGGTGATCGGCATCTTGCCGCAGGCGGCGGCGAGCAGCAGGTTGGCGAGCAGGTCCTGGCCGGCCGGGTCGAAGAAGGCGTCGGTGGAGGCGTTGGCGTCACGCGACCCGCTGGCGAAGTGGTCGGCCATCTTGCGGGCCTTGGCCACGTCGGTGACGTACGACAGCGGGTTCCACCACCAGCTGGGCGTCTCGGCGGCGACCTGCTGCGGGTCGAAGACCCACACGGGGCCGCGCGCGGAGCGGGGGCCCCGTGTGGAGTCCACGATGTCCCGCTTGTTGGAGGTGACGAGGACGGCGCCGGGCCCGTCGAGGATCGCGGGGACCGCCCGCCGGGTCGTCTTGCCGGTACGCGGGCCCCAGATGTCGACGTGCATGTCCTCGTACGAACCGAACAACGGCTGCCTGCCCTTGACGGACCTTCCGATGAAGACACCCGGCGTCCGGGCCTTCACGCCGAGCCGCTCGGCCGTGGCCGCCGCGCCCTTCATCGTCAACTTGCCCAGCTCCTCACCCTTCGCGAGGTGCTGCGCCGCGCCGTCCACCTTCGGCTTCTTCTTGAACCGCTGCACAACCCGGTACGCGGCGGTCCCCAGGATGCCGAGCAGCACGGCCTCACCGGCGGCGACGGCACTGGCCGGGGATCCCGGCCAGCTGTAGTCGCCCTTGACCAGGGCGACGACGAACGTCAACGGGTTCGACGCCGGCGCCGGCGCGTCCGCGAACGGCGCGCCGATCTTCGCCGCGAGCCAGGCCCCGACGACACCCAGGAGCACGATCGCGACCACGATGACGATCTCGATCGTCCAGTCGTCCTCGGCGCGGGGCTTCTTCTGCTGTTCTGCGGTCACCCGCGGGTCCGTCCTTTCTGGGGGTGGGGGGGTGGAATGGGATGGGAGCGGCCGGTCAGGCCTTCTCGGTCTCGAAGGCGAAGAGACCGTCGGTGGTCTCGACGAGCGTGTAGCCGTTGCTCGTGAACCCTGCGGGAAGCTCCCCGTCCTCGGGGAGCATGCCGAGCAGTTCCTTGGTCCCCGCGGCCAGTGCCGCTTCCTCCCCGTCGTCGAGCGACGCGTACAGGACACCGCCAGGGGTGATCATCAGCGGTTCGATGTCCTTGTCGTCCGCCTCCTGCCGCCACAGCTCGGCGCCGGTCTGGGTGTTCCAGGCCAGCGCGCCCTCACCGAAGTTGGCGACGGCCGTCGTGCCGTCGGGCGATACGACGATCTTGGCCAGGTCCGTCGAGGCCAGGGTGATCCTGACGGCCGGCCCCACGGCCACGGTGCGTCCGGTCGGCAGATCGACCGTGGTGATCAGCTCGTCGCCCTTGCCCAGCGGTGACCAGATGAGCGTCGCCTGGTCCGCCCGAAGGGGGAAGAGGTTCCTGGGCCCGTCCTCGAACTCCCCGTCCATCTCGCGCAGTTCGTCGGGCTGGTTGGCCTCGTCCCCCGTGTCCCAGACGCTCTCGCCCGTGGTCCGGTCGATCAACCGCAGGGGGGTGTAGAGCCCGTGGTCGTTGTCGACGTAGCCCTGCCCCGAACCGATGATGTCCTTTTCGGCCAGGTACTTGTCGAGTACGAAATTCTTGCCGCCACCGATCGGAGCGAAGGTGACCTTGTCGTCGGGCATCTCCACATGCCCCCGGATCACCGGCAGATCTGCGTTCTCCTCACCGGAGAGCGTCGAACTGCTCAGTTCGGCACCGCTGGAGTCGTACATGGTGTAGACGGTCTTGACGGTGGCCGCCTTCAGGCCGCTCGCCTCCGTGTTCTCGCAGGTGCGGATCAGGACGGCCGGGGAGCCGTCCTTCCACTCGCCCACCTGGACGTGCGCGCGGGGCAACGGGGCGGTACCCCCGGTGGGGTCGTAGTCGCACTTCACCGTGAAGGTCTTGCGCTCC is from Streptomyces sp. NBC_01314 and encodes:
- a CDS encoding GNAT family N-acetyltransferase → MRALLEDDLAGASAEAGVALTEDFVTDTAKWVWRYRVNQLASDPGCVGWITQIVVAQPEGVVVGFAGFQGPPDEAGMVELGYSVTPVHRRQGYARAMLTALVRRAAAEARVGTVRVTISPDNAASLATISGFGFVEVGEQWDEEDGLELVFEVPV
- a CDS encoding LuxR C-terminal-related transcriptional regulator — protein: MGDGLYGVSEGHEHGPAELCEAGLDLYGQALREGRIPAEDSDHVPCLLDFGLLRADDKDPRWLRPLAPTLALPRLLHESARDIARRRHDEARLAEAFEPLLALDGLSESVTEVPGIGLLTGFDRINEAISLAMDEARDELLTIQPGGKRSPVRLRDVGLPREQRLLSRGCRIRTLYQDTTRHDLGVVAHFEQLTGDVQVRTLDEVTKRLLIVDRSVAFLPASEDRTRALEIRQPALVSFLATVFDRLWRLATPMYPEAVRVPSTDGVTPRQRAIARLLVEGHTDSAIADRLGLNIRTARLHIAKLAAQLGSESRAQLGYLIGRSGILERQPEP
- a CDS encoding LuxR C-terminal-related transcriptional regulator, producing the protein MAGHANEEHPHGADRLCAAGDRVYSRAVRRGRVPRADADPVPCLLDLALLHPDPDDMGWLVPTSPQEVMTRLLRGVHAEVSASQARMGAAVDAVEWYAGLGSSRGRQSAESNAIRVLDGLARIRAAIDEATDRCTSEVLTVQPGGIRREDELREGLHRALAMCRRGVRMRDLYTHVARHGQGLHNYMELMGESAEARTLDEVVERLIVFDRTVAFIPANTDRTMALEIRHPALVEYLVTVFERLWRLGVPLAESLPSTGVTGITHRERSIAALLAEGHQDAVVAERLGISVRTCRAHIARLSERLGAASRTQLGVRIAQAGLDGPPRSTPPDDLPALPSPTAPVAAPESPTAR
- a CDS encoding type IV secretory system conjugative DNA transfer family protein, with protein sequence MTAEQQKKPRAEDDWTIEIVIVVAIVLLGVVGAWLAAKIGAPFADAPAPASNPLTFVVALVKGDYSWPGSPASAVAAGEAVLLGILGTAAYRVVQRFKKKPKVDGAAQHLAKGEELGKLTMKGAAATAERLGVKARTPGVFIGRSVKGRQPLFGSYEDMHVDIWGPRTGKTTRRAVPAILDGPGAVLVTSNKRDIVDSTRGPRSARGPVWVFDPQQVAAETPSWWWNPLSYVTDVAKARKMADHFASGSRDANASTDAFFDPAGQDLLANLLLAAACGKMPITQLYTWLSNPKDDTPERILRGAGHSMAADGLNGVLTAPDKQRSGIYGVAQQMASCLVNPEVNRWVTPPADPNAPEFDPHAFVRTAGTLYSLSREGRDSAGPLVTALTVAVVEAAEEYATTQRGGRLALPLVGVLDEAANVCRWRSLPDLYSHYGSRGIILMTILQSWAQGIEVWGERGMEKLWSAANIRVYGGGVSDTRFLGDLSELAGEYDQREYQASRESEFGGWSGNRTVSESVSRQRVLGVSDLGAMPPGRALVLASGTKPVLVETIPWWEGPYAQEIQASLKKYDPGAR
- a CDS encoding sugar ABC transporter substrate-binding protein, whose translation is MNARTTSNTPSTRIRRRTTALRRTATALAASAAAVSLASCGVVDVGDTAEASPTKGDDITVGVLFPDKDTKRYEQFDYPNIKKKIAELTDNKGVTKYANAEKDPETQNSQLEQMVTDKVDIIIVDAVDSKTIASAVQTAHDAGIPVIAYDRLAEGPIDGYVSFDNELVGQVQGRSLVEDLGDSAANKIVMMNGSPTDPNAAMFKEGALSELQDKVTISETFDTKDWDPVVAKANMEKAVAKLGVANIDAVYAANDGIAGAVIDVLKTAGVSKVPPVTGQDADLDAVQRILTGDQYMTVYKSFPTQASAAAEMAVAKVQGRSIEFDALAKDSIDSPTTKKIPAQLVPPVALTKSNIKDTVIADGIYTVKQICTSAFKDACEAAKLD